AACAAGAAACAATCACAGCAGTGgaaatacagtacatacagtctGAAGGCACTTTGAGATACAAGTTGAAATATTGAAACAGTAGCATTAGTTTTCCCTTTACTCCACTGTGTGCCCTGCAAACATCCTTGGTTCTTAAGTGTCCGTAAGTGAGTTATTTCTTTGTAtagtgtgtgtggtgttatcAGGCAGCATGCCTCCTGCGGTGCAGTCTGTAGTGATGCAGGAGCTCCTGGTGGCTCTTCTTCTGCCTGCTCTTCTTCTTGAGACCAGCGGGCCGCGGGAGATCTCCTCTGGATGAAGACCTGCTGCTTCCTACGGACGAATGACAGAAAAAGTCACACACAGAAGCTTCTAGATAAATAGTGAAATTGctaaggaagaaaaaaggaaggtatgaaaaaaggtgaaaaaataagaCAGgtaaggaaagaaagaaagaaagagggctCATTAATGATACTGACTTGTTTCACAGTGTGGTCCTTCGTAGCCTTGGCACTGACAGCGGAAGCTCCCTCCAGACAGGATGCAGATTCCATCATTCATACATGGGTTGGGCTTGCACAGGTTTACTGGCATTTTAGCTTCTAATAGAAAGACATTTATAATAAAACAGTTGGTTAGTATAACATACACttcatacattcatattttgtatcatcattttctcttttttgtttctttaaaaaaggtgtgaacatttttaaactgaGAAATTAAATCACAATCAGTCCCTTATTCCTATCCATAGAGCAAGCTGTCGTAGGAAGGTCTATTTCCCTGCATtctcacctgaacacaccatctgCACCACCACGTCCTCAAAGTACTTAAGATCCTCGTAAGACAGCACCGAGATCATCCGCTCCTCTGAGCCGGCGATCTGCAGCAGCCTCTCTTTCTGCACGTCTCCGATACCGATCACAAATAGGGACACGCCGTTGTCTCTTATCTTCTGGGCTGGGACGGCGGCGTCCTCGCCTCCTGAGCCGTCcgtcaccaccaccacagcctTGTTGACTCCGGGCCGCGCGCCTTTGGCCACCGTCAGGACGCTGGAGTGGACGTGAAGTAGAGCCGCGCCCGTCGAGGCCACTCCACCCATGTAGTCGGCCTCGCCTACAGCCTTGAGGATGGCAGAGCCGGTGTCGTGGGTGTCCAGGTTGAAGACGGTGGTGGCCCTGCGACTGTAGGCCACGAGCGCCACCTGGGCCACATCGCGGTTGATGTCGAACTGGACGGTGAGGCCGCGCACAAAGTCGCGCAGGGTGGCGAAGTTTTCTCGGCCGACGCCGCCAGAGGCATCGAGGGCAAACACAAGGTCGACTGCCTGGCCCAGACAACCTGaagaacaaaaaagacaaagagttATGCTGAGTTATGTTGTGCTAAATTAAATAAGCAGCACTGGattaatcaaaaacaaaacaaaatgtgagtttattcagtAATTTAGTCTATGATGGAGACGTAGGCTCAGGCTGCCAGCCCGACTTCACAccagtcagccttcattttccgGGGAGATTTTGTGGCCGGTGATACACAGATGGCGTCATTATTCTATTACAATTACATCGTGttatcaacatttacttcataatgattacaaataacaaaaacactgttgtatCTGTTGGTCAGTACCTTGTGTATCCACACTGCAGATCTTAGCCTTGAGCTCAGGGATCTTGGCACCGAGCTCAGGTGACGTGTAGGTGATAGTCCTCTGAGGATTTCCAGTGATATTATTTAGCTGTCCCTTTAAGTAGTTCGGTCCAACGCCAATCAGGAAGATCTCCCTGTCTCGCGCATACTTAGAGGGCTCAACCACCTCGTCTACAGCAGGAGTGGAGGTGAGCAGCACCACCACGCGGGGCAGATCGTCCGAGACGTCGGCAAAGACAGGCGCGCTCACGAAGCCGTGGCGTGTGATGTAGCGGAGCGCCTGGCCTGTCTTGGTCTCGCCGCCGATTGGTTGGAGGGCATCCACGGCCTTCAGCAGACCTCTCAGGTCCCCTCTGAACTTGCCCACCTGGGCCTCGACTCTGGCCTCCCTGCCGAACACCGCAAGGCCGACTTTGCTGGGGGTGTCTGAGCCGATCACGGTCTGCAGGAAGCGCTTTAGGAAGGACCTGAGGCGGAGGAAGCCTTCCAAGGT
Above is a genomic segment from Sparus aurata chromosome 20, fSpaAur1.1, whole genome shotgun sequence containing:
- the vwa2 gene encoding von Willebrand factor A domain-containing protein 2 isoform X2; this encodes MQCSAAMDVLFLLDGSYSVGKGSFERSKHYAIKLCQALDIGPDKVRVGLIQFGSTPRLEFGLDSHTTKQELKKDMKKVSYRGGSTQTGLALKYVLRKGFPGGRNSSAAAQIAILLSDGKSQGNAVQAAAQLKETGVVLFAVGLRYPRWEELHHLASEPMESHVFFAEHFYDAVNGLYTTLTTFSVCNATPAGCLLESFPCVRKTLETVKELQGNFMCWKGSKGYSPYTSLCPHYRYNKVYKRHQTVCHRTICPDPCDSQPCLNGGTCVSEGPDGYRCVCPPGYGGDPHCAPALSLDCSVDLLFLVEGSATLTLEGFLRLRSFLKRFLQTVIGSDTPSKVGLAVFGREARVEAQVGKFRGDLRGLLKAVDALQPIGGETKTGQALRYITRHGFVSAPVFADVSDDLPRVVVLLTSTPAVDEVVEPSKYARDREIFLIGVGPNYLKGQLNNITGNPQRTITYTSPELGAKIPELKAKICSVDTQGCLGQAVDLVFALDASGGVGRENFATLRDFVRGLTVQFDINRDVAQVALVAYSRRATTVFNLDTHDTGSAILKAVGEADYMGGVASTGAALLHVHSSVLTVAKGARPGVNKAVVVVTDGSGGEDAAVPAQKIRDNGVSLFVIGIGDVQKERLLQIAGSEERMISVLSYEDLKYFEDVVVQMVCSEAKMPVNLCKPNPCMNDGICILSGGSFRCQCQGYEGPHCETRSSRSSSRGDLPRPAGLKKKSRQKKSHQELLHHYRLHRRRHAA
- the vwa2 gene encoding von Willebrand factor A domain-containing protein 2 isoform X1, with the protein product MLRHVHPYLLFTLLLLQVRPGSSVQEIQTSHENILKINSAGETMQCSAAMDVLFLLDGSYSVGKGSFERSKHYAIKLCQALDIGPDKVRVGLIQFGSTPRLEFGLDSHTTKQELKKDMKKVSYRGGSTQTGLALKYVLRKGFPGGRNSSAAAQIAILLSDGKSQGNAVQAAAQLKETGVVLFAVGLRYPRWEELHHLASEPMESHVFFAEHFYDAVNGLYTTLTTFSVCNATPAGCLLESFPCVRKTLETVKELQGNFMCWKGSKGYSPYTSLCPHYRYNKVYKRHQTVCHRTICPDPCDSQPCLNGGTCVSEGPDGYRCVCPPGYGGDPHCAPALSLDCSVDLLFLVEGSATLTLEGFLRLRSFLKRFLQTVIGSDTPSKVGLAVFGREARVEAQVGKFRGDLRGLLKAVDALQPIGGETKTGQALRYITRHGFVSAPVFADVSDDLPRVVVLLTSTPAVDEVVEPSKYARDREIFLIGVGPNYLKGQLNNITGNPQRTITYTSPELGAKIPELKAKICSVDTQGCLGQAVDLVFALDASGGVGRENFATLRDFVRGLTVQFDINRDVAQVALVAYSRRATTVFNLDTHDTGSAILKAVGEADYMGGVASTGAALLHVHSSVLTVAKGARPGVNKAVVVVTDGSGGEDAAVPAQKIRDNGVSLFVIGIGDVQKERLLQIAGSEERMISVLSYEDLKYFEDVVVQMVCSEAKMPVNLCKPNPCMNDGICILSGGSFRCQCQGYEGPHCETRSSRSSSRGDLPRPAGLKKKSRQKKSHQELLHHYRLHRRRHAA